A region from the Thermoplasmatales archaeon genome encodes:
- a CDS encoding Growth regulator, with product MESLVIGSRKIGRRGKGLCIMLPSIWLKNIDSTVGSTVTLTIEDNKLIVEPEVKKK from the coding sequence ATGGAATCATTAGTTATAGGTTCTAGGAAGATAGGGAGACGAGGGAAAGGACTCTGCATCATGTTGCCATCCATTTGGCTTAAAAATATAGACAGTACCGTTGGCAGCACAGTTACCTTAACAATTGAGGATAATAAGCTAATCGTTGAGCCGGAGGTGAAGAAGAAATGA
- a CDS encoding hypothetical protein (phage/plasmid primase, P4 family, C-terminal domain) has protein sequence MSSTVSPPPNSIQEFIEQIKPFARHFSSRVEAALYFADKGISVFPVHTVRNGKCTCHKGESCKNPGKHPMHKNWQDEATTDPEKIKRMWLANPDANIGLAMGNGLIGTDIDVKNGKDGWKEWLEILKLYNSDQIVSLIQATPSGGLHIILKVKDSSIITGASDALGMGIDIRSDGNLLVGGGSENDKGTYRVFDLPIGSAPGWLESIMIGKSNWVKSMIKRINTGAVFNEGERNKACVAYSVKLNRDGYTKTDFQEKLREFARTRCAPSYEDPALEYIVDHYWNPTKIIHAETPTFMDLGKPDFKIWEGPEENVKECLTTLYEYIPQGPDETYELAKRNLPNMLMQYLKHFFHVTREIAFGKPTDLLYWYNGRYYEYEPTDLELRSKMEYLTSNHITGSEKNEVIAKLMDNAYFVEQQERYVSLENKLLDCENWRVIDFTPEIFATVHLPVKFDQYATHSLWDKFLSDVVSPESIPRLQERAGYTLIPRYPIKKSFLAIGPTDSGKTTFLLAIKNVLGLTNVSAATLQLLSSVDQRFAASKLFKKLANIAPDMPSNSLGDISTFKAIVGRDLVSIEFKYRQAFDAQLRSKLLFSANSLPHVKDDDEAFFNRWDIIVFHKPPLIDSQLDMKLANEASGILSWMIEGAKKITDNGMKFSESTPTAEAMRIWEIASNPIRAFFNRCVVKEGDEEWPTSDYYAAFKKFTNAYHAKLVDEDVFDPQFSKISRTQIITRQRNNEKAKLRKGLKIRDESEWLQSDMANSEVDEQQEYEPSKIYGLVTKTFSNLSPAPRERDNIERWISSEFGVTIQKAQLLVDEWTSKGLVTLNGKHLEFQRDGDSDA, from the coding sequence ATGAGTTCGACAGTTTCGCCCCCGCCGAACTCAATACAAGAATTCATAGAGCAAATTAAGCCTTTCGCAAGACATTTTTCGAGTAGGGTTGAAGCTGCCCTGTACTTTGCAGATAAAGGAATATCGGTTTTTCCAGTACATACTGTGAGAAATGGGAAATGCACCTGCCACAAAGGTGAATCCTGCAAGAATCCAGGAAAACATCCTATGCACAAGAACTGGCAGGATGAGGCCACAACAGATCCAGAGAAAATAAAAAGGATGTGGCTAGCGAATCCTGATGCCAATATCGGTCTGGCTATGGGGAATGGCCTAATTGGAACCGACATAGATGTGAAGAATGGAAAGGATGGGTGGAAAGAATGGCTGGAAATTCTGAAACTTTATAACAGTGACCAGATAGTTTCCTTGATTCAGGCCACTCCTTCTGGTGGATTGCACATCATACTAAAAGTCAAGGACTCCTCGATTATCACTGGCGCTTCAGATGCCCTGGGAATGGGGATTGACATAAGAAGCGATGGAAATCTTCTTGTTGGAGGCGGCTCAGAGAACGATAAGGGCACATACAGGGTCTTTGACCTTCCTATTGGTAGCGCACCTGGATGGCTTGAATCCATAATGATTGGCAAATCGAATTGGGTCAAGTCCATGATAAAGAGGATAAATACAGGCGCAGTTTTCAATGAAGGTGAGAGGAACAAAGCGTGTGTTGCATACTCTGTTAAGCTAAACAGGGATGGGTACACAAAGACCGACTTTCAGGAAAAACTCAGAGAATTCGCAAGAACCCGATGTGCCCCCTCATATGAAGATCCTGCACTGGAATACATTGTTGACCATTATTGGAATCCTACGAAGATAATCCATGCGGAAACTCCGACTTTCATGGACCTTGGAAAGCCAGATTTTAAGATTTGGGAAGGTCCAGAAGAAAATGTAAAGGAATGTTTGACCACACTATACGAGTACATACCGCAAGGCCCTGATGAAACCTACGAGCTCGCGAAGCGGAATCTTCCAAACATGTTGATGCAGTATCTGAAACACTTTTTCCATGTCACAAGAGAAATAGCATTCGGCAAACCCACAGACCTTCTCTACTGGTACAATGGACGTTATTACGAATACGAACCCACTGACCTTGAATTGAGAAGTAAGATGGAATACCTTACATCCAATCACATCACCGGCAGCGAGAAAAATGAGGTGATTGCAAAGCTTATGGACAATGCCTATTTCGTGGAACAGCAGGAGAGGTATGTTTCGCTTGAGAATAAACTTCTTGACTGCGAGAATTGGAGAGTTATTGATTTCACACCGGAAATATTTGCCACAGTTCACCTACCTGTGAAATTCGACCAGTACGCAACGCATTCACTGTGGGACAAATTCCTAAGCGATGTTGTATCACCAGAAAGCATTCCGAGACTACAGGAGCGGGCCGGCTACACACTGATTCCAAGATATCCAATAAAGAAGAGCTTCCTTGCAATAGGACCAACAGATAGCGGTAAGACAACATTTCTCTTAGCGATTAAGAATGTTCTTGGGTTAACCAACGTCTCGGCCGCAACTCTCCAGCTTCTCTCAAGCGTAGACCAGCGTTTTGCCGCCTCTAAGCTGTTCAAGAAGCTGGCAAATATTGCGCCTGATATGCCATCCAACTCACTGGGTGACATCAGCACTTTCAAAGCAATAGTAGGAAGGGATCTTGTAAGCATTGAGTTTAAGTACAGACAGGCCTTCGACGCACAACTGAGGTCAAAACTTCTCTTTTCAGCCAACTCTCTGCCGCATGTAAAGGATGATGACGAAGCGTTCTTCAACCGGTGGGACATTATAGTGTTTCACAAGCCGCCATTGATTGACAGCCAATTGGACATGAAGCTAGCGAACGAGGCATCAGGCATCCTCAGCTGGATGATTGAAGGAGCGAAGAAGATAACGGACAACGGAATGAAGTTCTCTGAGAGCACCCCAACAGCCGAAGCAATGCGGATATGGGAGATTGCCTCTAACCCAATAAGAGCGTTCTTCAATAGATGCGTGGTAAAGGAAGGAGATGAAGAATGGCCAACTTCCGATTACTATGCAGCCTTCAAGAAATTCACAAATGCATACCATGCTAAGCTTGTGGATGAGGACGTCTTTGACCCGCAGTTCTCGAAAATCAGCAGGACTCAGATTATCACCAGGCAGAGAAACAATGAAAAGGCCAAGTTAAGGAAAGGCCTCAAAATCAGAGACGAAAGTGAGTGGTTGCAGTCAGATATGGCAAACTCAGAAGTTGATGAACAACAAGAATATGAGCCAAGTAAAATCTACGGGCTTGTAACGAAAACCTTCTCCAATCTAAGTCCGGCGCCAAGAGAACGTGACAATATCGAGAGATGGATTTCATCTGAATTTGGCGTTACCATACAGAAAGCACAGTTACTTGTTGATGAATGGACCTCCAAGGGCCTGGTAACACTAAATGGAAAGCACCTTGAATTTCAAAGGGATGGCGATTCCGATGCTTGA
- a CDS encoding type I site-specific deoxyribonuclease, HsdR family, producing the protein MVSEASNENWIIRKLQDYGWIYNSSEELEERNNYVFLLKENLLESVRKINSVPETLISDAISKLDELTPSKDGNSKFLDFLKHGINVVDENRQIHTIRLLDETKIHNNSFIVTNQFNIKGKSNKRPDIVMFVNGMPLVIMENKNPYNMGTLELAYNQIKGYEESVREMFTYLQIAVINNGVKGELFPLFFNQKGDDTLAKWKTSYPLEPTPENEVEVLLYGVFHPDNFVKILTNYIHIRKKGDRNEKIMARYMQFRATEKILRRIDDNLNRTQKESVKTGLIWHWQGSGKTLIMANTAYQIRKKLPDATLLIVVDRKDLDNQALTHFSDIQGLEVTQSIGSTTELAELISYNNGNGKPGIFIVTIQKFSPENFRSVAKNPSLERGNVICLVDESHRTQYGLMAGTFRNAFPNAFVFGFTGTPIRKSTGGKIRNTFEEFCPPGELYLDRYSMKDAQDDGFTVPIAYEYNAAIPAVKDQIIKEALNHDEEVEYLTETEKELLNRKIRVIKELYKTEANVETIARDVASHFQNEVENSNNGLKAMLVAVDREACVMYKRKLDTLLSPEASEVVMTFGYNETSDLIKEYKDELESRTGKDVKKACKEFAANFDLSYNPKILIVTDMLLTGFDSSRLWVMYLAKPLFEERLLQAIGRTDRPFTTKDYGYVIDYVYLLETLNKTLKKYEGMSSEAGIRGIVISREEIEKDFVQLLDETYAIFGDFDFSNDSHENLDRLIKILSDSEISDRFEKNFRKLTAILNLPRAKTYLMAHMNRYKVLAKAYGVYINNLKLGGVNEQKVQEAYERVKKIVSENFFLEVENKGNFTIDRTYLERLGKTRDYAAALRVLNTWHMDVSNRRFRYPSLLERIVNAYQRLMKAKAVNEEILNEIKSIKERMDSIDSAESVEGETKTAFKEAIKAAISDMGDNVFNLFCENLADRKGIKLLLKGERNVRKVDRKDIMKSIRYSAIKVLNPASVPEEDTIVELIYKGLRETFGF; encoded by the coding sequence ATGGTTAGCGAGGCTTCCAATGAGAACTGGATTATAAGAAAACTCCAGGATTACGGATGGATTTACAACTCCTCGGAAGAACTCGAAGAAAGGAATAATTACGTCTTTCTGCTGAAAGAGAATCTCCTGGAAAGTGTAAGGAAAATTAATTCCGTTCCTGAAACACTGATTTCAGATGCAATTTCAAAATTGGATGAACTGACGCCCTCAAAGGATGGAAATTCCAAATTTCTGGACTTTCTGAAGCACGGAATTAACGTTGTGGACGAAAACAGGCAGATTCACACAATCAGATTGCTTGACGAAACAAAGATACACAACAATAGCTTTATTGTCACAAATCAGTTTAATATAAAGGGAAAGTCAAACAAGCGGCCTGATATTGTAATGTTTGTCAACGGAATGCCTCTTGTGATTATGGAAAACAAGAACCCCTACAATATGGGCACTCTTGAACTTGCATATAACCAGATAAAGGGATATGAGGAAAGTGTAAGGGAAATGTTCACTTACCTTCAGATTGCAGTAATAAACAATGGCGTAAAGGGCGAGCTCTTTCCTCTGTTCTTCAATCAGAAAGGAGATGACACACTGGCAAAATGGAAAACATCGTACCCGCTCGAACCAACACCGGAAAATGAGGTTGAAGTGCTTCTATACGGGGTTTTTCATCCTGACAACTTTGTAAAGATTCTAACAAATTATATTCACATAAGGAAGAAGGGCGACAGGAATGAGAAGATAATGGCCAGATATATGCAGTTCAGGGCCACTGAGAAGATACTCAGGCGAATAGATGATAATCTGAACAGAACCCAAAAGGAATCAGTGAAAACCGGATTAATATGGCACTGGCAGGGTTCAGGCAAAACCTTAATAATGGCTAACACGGCATATCAGATAAGAAAGAAATTACCAGATGCCACGCTCCTCATTGTGGTAGACAGGAAAGACCTCGACAATCAGGCCCTAACACATTTTTCTGACATACAAGGTTTGGAGGTTACTCAGAGTATAGGCAGCACAACAGAGCTGGCAGAACTTATTTCTTACAACAACGGAAACGGGAAACCAGGAATCTTCATTGTTACGATACAGAAATTTAGCCCGGAAAATTTCAGATCTGTAGCAAAGAATCCTTCCTTGGAAAGGGGGAATGTGATATGCCTGGTTGATGAGAGCCACAGGACTCAGTACGGTCTGATGGCTGGGACTTTCAGAAACGCATTTCCTAATGCCTTCGTCTTTGGTTTCACAGGTACCCCAATCAGAAAAAGCACAGGAGGAAAGATCAGGAACACATTCGAGGAATTCTGCCCTCCAGGAGAACTGTACCTCGACAGGTATAGTATGAAGGACGCTCAGGATGATGGCTTCACAGTTCCGATAGCCTATGAGTACAATGCTGCGATTCCTGCTGTAAAAGACCAGATAATCAAGGAAGCACTTAACCACGATGAAGAAGTAGAATATTTAACCGAAACGGAAAAAGAACTCCTGAACAGAAAGATAAGGGTCATCAAGGAACTGTATAAAACAGAGGCAAATGTGGAAACCATTGCAAGAGATGTGGCCAGTCATTTCCAGAATGAAGTGGAAAACAGCAATAATGGATTAAAAGCAATGCTGGTTGCCGTTGACCGAGAGGCGTGTGTCATGTACAAGAGAAAGCTGGACACACTGCTTTCTCCCGAGGCATCTGAGGTTGTAATGACCTTTGGCTATAATGAAACCTCAGATCTTATTAAAGAATACAAAGACGAACTTGAAAGTAGAACAGGGAAGGACGTAAAGAAAGCGTGCAAGGAATTCGCTGCGAATTTTGATTTATCTTATAATCCGAAAATTCTCATCGTGACGGATATGCTCCTCACGGGTTTTGATTCCTCAAGGCTGTGGGTCATGTATCTTGCTAAACCTCTGTTCGAAGAACGCCTTCTTCAAGCCATAGGGAGGACTGACAGACCATTCACCACTAAGGATTACGGTTACGTTATTGATTACGTATATCTTCTTGAAACACTCAACAAGACGCTGAAAAAATATGAAGGCATGTCATCGGAGGCAGGCATTCGGGGTATAGTTATATCAAGAGAGGAAATTGAAAAAGATTTTGTTCAGTTGCTGGATGAGACATATGCTATCTTTGGAGATTTCGATTTCTCAAATGACAGTCATGAAAACCTAGACAGACTGATAAAAATTCTCTCCGACTCAGAGATATCTGACAGATTTGAGAAGAATTTCAGAAAGCTGACTGCAATCCTTAACCTGCCAAGGGCAAAAACATACCTTATGGCCCACATGAATAGATACAAGGTTCTTGCCAAGGCATATGGTGTGTATATTAACAATCTGAAGCTGGGTGGCGTTAATGAGCAGAAGGTGCAGGAAGCCTATGAAAGGGTCAAGAAGATTGTCAGCGAAAATTTCTTTTTAGAGGTGGAGAATAAGGGTAACTTCACCATAGACAGAACCTATCTGGAAAGACTAGGAAAGACTAGGGATTATGCGGCTGCCCTGAGAGTACTCAATACATGGCATATGGATGTTTCAAACAGAAGATTCAGGTATCCAAGCCTTCTGGAGAGGATAGTGAACGCATATCAGAGATTGATGAAGGCCAAAGCCGTAAATGAAGAGATCCTCAATGAAATAAAATCAATAAAAGAAAGGATGGACTCAATCGATTCTGCGGAATCAGTTGAGGGTGAAACAAAGACTGCCTTCAAGGAAGCAATAAAGGCTGCTATCAGTGACATGGGGGATAATGTGTTCAACTTATTCTGCGAGAATTTGGCCGATAGAAAGGGCATAAAACTCCTTCTGAAGGGAGAAAGAAATGTAAGGAAAGTAGATAGGAAAGATATTATGAAGTCCATAAGATATTCTGCTATTAAAGTGCTTAACCCTGCCAGTGTTCCAGAGGAAGACACTATTGTGGAACTTATATACAAGGGCTTGAGGGAGACCTTTGGATTCTGA
- a CDS encoding Type I restriction enzyme MjaXIP specificity protein, giving the protein MVISRSSVILTKTGYKICEIGEIPEEWDLKPFGEILQIRKRKTSEKLEKLYTIPMDLIPENGTYCEYKAIESNEVIPPTYCEAGDILLPKITPSVENGKLGIVPNLPTGFALATSEVYPIVPGNTLTNLFTFYLLKMDLFRKPLINSMVGTTGRQRVPKDSLFNLMFPVPTITEQNKITDILSTADDAIHKVNEQIALTQQLKKGLMQKLLTRGISHTRFKKTEIGEIPEEWGCVELGDPRITVKARAGGTPLRSVKEYYENGTIPFVKIEDMVNSPKFIVKTTEFITEYGLRNSSSWLTPVDSILYSMYASYGKVSINKIPVATNQAILSLIPNESNVSVDFLYYELENKKDSLRPYLRTTTQDNLNANIVTKLCIALPPMAEQQKIAEILSTVDSKLELLRRKKEKLEVLKKGLMNHLLTGKVRVKV; this is encoded by the coding sequence ATGGTTATCTCAAGGAGCTCGGTTATATTGACTAAGACCGGATACAAAATATGCGAGATTGGGGAGATACCTGAAGAGTGGGATTTAAAACCTTTTGGCGAAATACTGCAGATTAGAAAGAGAAAGACCAGTGAAAAATTGGAAAAATTATACACTATTCCTATGGATCTGATTCCCGAAAATGGCACATATTGCGAATACAAAGCCATAGAATCAAACGAAGTAATACCTCCCACCTATTGCGAGGCTGGCGATATTCTTCTTCCCAAAATCACACCATCTGTTGAAAACGGAAAACTGGGGATTGTCCCAAATCTACCAACCGGATTTGCTCTTGCAACTTCTGAAGTATACCCGATAGTCCCAGGAAATACTCTCACAAATCTATTTACATTTTATCTGCTGAAGATGGATTTATTCAGAAAACCACTAATCAACAGCATGGTTGGAACAACGGGACGGCAAAGAGTTCCCAAGGATTCCCTTTTCAATTTAATGTTTCCAGTTCCTACTATCACAGAACAGAACAAGATTACAGATATCCTCTCCACGGCAGATGATGCAATACATAAAGTGAATGAACAGATAGCTCTGACCCAACAGCTCAAGAAGGGACTGATGCAGAAACTTCTCACTAGAGGAATCAGTCATACAAGATTTAAGAAGACTGAGATTGGGGAGATACCTGAGGAATGGGGATGTGTCGAACTAGGCGATCCTAGGATAACAGTAAAAGCCCGTGCAGGTGGCACACCACTTCGGTCTGTTAAAGAATATTATGAAAACGGGACAATACCATTTGTAAAGATAGAAGATATGGTAAATTCTCCAAAATTTATTGTAAAAACCACCGAATTTATAACAGAATACGGACTCAGGAACAGCAGTTCTTGGTTGACGCCTGTCGATTCTATTTTGTACTCTATGTATGCCAGTTATGGGAAAGTATCCATAAATAAAATTCCAGTGGCTACTAATCAAGCCATACTATCTCTTATTCCGAACGAAAGTAATGTGTCCGTTGATTTTCTTTATTATGAACTGGAAAACAAGAAGGATTCGTTAAGACCGTACTTAAGAACCACCACTCAAGACAATCTTAATGCTAATATCGTCACGAAATTATGTATAGCTCTTCCCCCTATGGCTGAGCAGCAGAAAATAGCTGAAATTCTCTCCACGGTAGATAGTAAATTGGAACTGCTAAGAAGGAAAAAAGAAAAACTTGAGGTTCTGAAAAAAGGCCTGATGAACCATCTCCTGACAGGGAAGGTAAGAGTGAAGGTCTGA
- a CDS encoding type I restriction-modification system, M subunit — MVMVDCFGKVTKNDLIKLVDDAADLIRTSVDYKYILVLLFIKRLSDRWKEEVEDAKIEIMEETGIDESEAIKRAVREEYHSFMVPENVLWDNIKKDKEKLTENLSRAINDIAKENRELDGVVNRIDFIDFTKSRENRILLEQLFALFDKYNFSNKCIEGDAMGDAYEHILMRFAPEKAKEGEVYTPREVVRLMVDILDPQPGQSIYDPACGSGGMLIEAYEHVKRKIGEDSANRVGLYGEERSPTTYALAKMNTILHGISESHLKVGDSLLYPKFKTASGLKSFDLVLANPPWAQKGYGEDTLKQAEFKDRYSYGSVPQRYGDWAWIQHMLYTAKTKVAVIMDQGALFRSNSEKIIRKEIVEEKILESVILLPEKIFYNTGAAGVILIFNRHKPEDHKDEILFIDASKECGKHPSIRKLNILTDDNISHIVSAYRKFESNGGFSKVVSVDGIKAKDYNLNVSAFVNPVNNEISIDMSAAIEELNEINMDLGEVENKLNGYLKELGYID; from the coding sequence ATGGTCATGGTTGATTGTTTTGGAAAAGTCACAAAGAACGATCTTATCAAACTGGTGGACGATGCGGCAGATTTGATAAGAACTTCCGTTGATTACAAGTACATTCTGGTTCTTCTATTTATTAAAAGACTGAGTGACCGGTGGAAAGAGGAAGTTGAGGACGCTAAGATCGAAATCATGGAAGAAACCGGGATTGATGAATCTGAGGCAATCAAACGTGCAGTAAGAGAAGAATATCATAGTTTCATGGTACCTGAGAATGTACTCTGGGACAACATAAAGAAAGATAAGGAAAAGCTCACGGAAAACCTGTCCAGGGCCATAAACGACATCGCAAAGGAGAACAGGGAACTTGACGGCGTAGTCAACAGGATAGATTTCATAGATTTCACAAAGAGCAGGGAGAACAGGATTCTTCTTGAGCAATTATTTGCCCTATTCGATAAGTACAATTTTTCAAATAAGTGCATCGAAGGGGATGCCATGGGAGACGCCTATGAGCATATCCTTATGCGTTTTGCACCTGAGAAGGCAAAGGAGGGCGAAGTTTATACCCCAAGGGAAGTGGTCAGGCTGATGGTTGATATCCTGGATCCCCAACCTGGACAGAGCATATACGATCCGGCCTGCGGTTCAGGTGGTATGCTCATAGAGGCGTATGAGCATGTCAAACGCAAGATAGGTGAAGACAGCGCAAATCGTGTTGGTCTTTATGGAGAGGAGAGAAGCCCAACTACATATGCCCTTGCAAAAATGAACACAATTCTTCATGGGATATCTGAATCTCATCTGAAAGTCGGAGATAGCCTTCTTTATCCGAAATTCAAGACTGCCTCAGGGTTGAAGTCTTTCGATCTTGTCCTAGCAAATCCGCCATGGGCCCAGAAAGGGTATGGTGAAGATACGTTGAAGCAGGCGGAATTCAAAGACAGATATTCATATGGGTCAGTTCCCCAGAGATACGGAGACTGGGCATGGATCCAGCACATGCTGTATACGGCAAAAACCAAGGTTGCAGTAATCATGGACCAAGGTGCACTCTTCAGAAGCAACTCAGAGAAAATCATCAGGAAGGAGATAGTTGAGGAAAAGATTCTGGAATCCGTCATTTTGTTACCTGAAAAGATATTCTACAACACAGGAGCAGCCGGAGTTATACTTATTTTCAACAGGCACAAACCCGAAGATCACAAGGATGAAATTCTGTTCATAGATGCCTCTAAGGAATGCGGAAAGCACCCAAGTATCCGGAAACTGAATATTCTCACTGATGATAATATCAGCCACATAGTTTCTGCTTATAGAAAATTCGAATCGAACGGTGGATTTTCAAAAGTTGTTAGTGTGGACGGGATTAAAGCAAAAGATTACAATTTAAATGTCAGCGCCTTTGTAAATCCAGTGAACAACGAGATTTCTATTGATATGTCGGCCGCTATTGAGGAACTGAATGAGATAAACATGGATTTAGGCGAGGTTGAGAATAAGCTCAATGGTTATCTCAAGGAGCTCGGTTATATTGACTAA